Genomic segment of Desulfurobacteriaceae bacterium:
GTTTAAAACTGCTGTTGTGATATTTCCCGACGGCTTTAGGATTGATTTTGCTTCTGCAAGAACTGAAGTCTACAAGTTTCCAGGAGCACTTCCAGAAGTTGACATGGCACCTTTGAGGAAAGACCTATTCAGAAGGGATTTTACGATAAATACCTTAGCTATAAAACTAAATAAAAGTGAATTTGGAAAACTGATAGATTTCTTTAACGGGTTGAAGGACATAAAGGAAGGAAAAATCAGGATTTTACATTCTTTATCCTTTGTAGAAGACCCAACGAGAATACTTAGAGCTTTACGATTTGCAACAAGGTACAGGTTTGAGCTTGGAAAGCATACGGAAAAACTCTTAAAAATAGCCGTAAAGAAAAAACTTTTTAAAACGGTTGAAGGAAGAAGGATTTATCACGAACTAAAACAGATATTCTTAGAGGACAATCCCTTAAGAGTCTTAAACAAACTTGAACACTATGGAATTTTAAAAACGCTCTTCCCAAAAGTTTCTTGGGATAAGAAGAAAAAAGATCTTTTTGAAAGAATAAGAAAAATAGTCATTTGGCACAAGATGACTTTCCCTGAAAAGGAAGTAAAGTACTACCTTCTGTATTTTGCAGCACTTTTTGCTGGATTGTTTTATAATGTTATAGAGAACTACTTATCAGAACTGTCTGTTCCTGAGAAGGAAAAAAGAACAATAAAAGAATTAGCCTTGAAATCTTTCCGTGTTTTAAAGAAACTGGAGAAAATAGAAAAGAACAGCGAGATTTATAGGATACTAAGTACTTTACCAGAGGAGTTTTCTCTTTTCTTGGCAGGTTTAGAAGAAGATGACAAGATAAGGGAAAAAATACTCTTATTCCTAAAGGAGTGGAGATTTAAAAAACCCTTAGTAAATGGAGAAGACTTAAAGAAGTTGGGATTAAGTCCTGGTCCCCTTTTTAAAGAGATTTTGGATAAAATTGTTTTAAAAGTTCTTGATGGAGAACTACCTGAAGACAGAGAAGAACAACTGGAGTTTGTTAAAAAAGAATGCTTAAAGCAACTGTCTTAATAGGAATTTTAACTTTTTCTTATTCTTTAGCATCTTTTGTTTCTTCATATTTTCTGTTTAACTTGACTCCTTGTGTCCATTTTAAAGTATCATCTCAAGCTTCTTCAAAAAGTAGATCTGAACCGATTAACCTTGAAACAAATCTTCCTTTTGGATCACCTAACGTAGAGTTTGAGAAAAGTGAAAAACAAAAAGAAGAAACAGAAAAAAGACGAGAGTTTAAAGAGTTCCAAACTCTTGACAATTTTGTCTTACGAGGGGTTATAGTTCTTGGAAAAAATAGCGGATTTGTAGTTTTAGAAAAGAAAGGGAAAAAAGAGGTAAAAATTCTAAGAAAAGGGGAAAAGTTAGACGATTTAACGTTGCTTAAGGTATTTCCTGATTCTGCTATTTTTACAGACGGAAATAGGAAATTTACCTTAAAGCTTTTTGAGGAAAAGAAGACAAAAAACGTGGATAATAAGTTGGCTGAGTACTCACCTGAGAAAAAGAGAACTTCTTTCAGAAGTAAAGTGTTTAGAGTTAAAAGGCAAGAAGTACTGAAAGAGTTTTCATCTGGAAAGTTTTTAAAGGATATAGGAATTACTCCTTCACAGAATCCCAAGGGAATAAGGGTTCTCTTTGTTAGAAGGGGAAGTTTCATAGATAAGTTGGGAATAAGACGTGGAGACGTAATCATTTCAGTAAACGATTTGGAAATAAGAACGCTGGAAGACTCTTTTTCAGCGTTTGAAAGGTTAAAGACCGAAGATTCCATTACTATCACTCTATTGAGACACGGCAAGAAAATAAAACTTCAGTACGAAATCGAGTGAGGGAAGATATGTTAAGGGTACTTTTTTTCTGTTTAATTCTTTTTTCCTTAGCAAGAGCAGAAAATACCGTTCAACTAAATGCCGATTCTCTTGATATAAAGGATCTTACAAAACTGGTTAGCCAAGCAACAGGCAAAAACTTTATAGTTCCCCACTTTTTAAAGGGAAAAATAACTGTTATATCTTCGAAACCTATTCCTAAGAAGGAACTTTTAAACCTTTATATCGCCGCCCTCGATGAGCTTGGATATCAAGCAGTAGAGGATAAAAACTACATAAAGATAGTAAAGAAAAGAGAAGTTGCGAAGGAATCTTCTTTTGTTAAAAGTGGAAAGGTAAAAGAAGGAGAAAAAGTTCTTACTTATATCATAATTCCTCAGCACATTTTAGTCCTCGATATACAAGGTCTTGTAAGAAATCTTCTTTCTCCTGTTGGAAGGTTCAGCATAGTCAAGAGTATCAATGCTATGGTTATTACTGATAAAGAAAAGAACGTGAAGAAGATAAAAACCGTCTTAGATACGCTTGATAAATCGCCATTAAACTTTCAAGTAGTTTCGTTTGAAATAAAACACAACAAAGCAAAAAATGTTGCCAGAATACTTAGAGAACTTTTCAATAAAAGTTTTGCACAGGATCTTGTTAAAAGTTTTCCCATACCTGGGAAAGATTACTATCACATTGTTTTTGATGAGAATACAAATACTTTATTTGTTGTAGGTACTCCAAAAGTTATTGAAAGGATAAAAGAACTACTTCCAAAAATCGATAAAGAGTTTAACTTAGAAGACGGGTATCTCCACATAATCCGTCTAAATTACGCTTTTGCAGAAGATACAGAAAAGGTTTTAAACAAGCTGTTAAAAGGAGATCTAAGAAAGAAGTTTGGAATTAATAGAAGCGTAAAAGTAGTAGCTGACAAATCCAGTAATTCCCTCATAGTTTTAGCAGATCCTAAGGATTTTAGAATAGTTGAAAGAATTATATCCGGAATAGACATTAAAAGACCACAAGTTTTTGTAGAAGTTCAGATAGTAGAGATGTCAATTGATAAACTCTCCCAGCTTGGCGTAGAGTGGAAGCTTTTAAATAGAGGTGATCTTGTTCCTTTTGCTGGAAGTATTTACAATTTTCCTGTTGTTCCTACCAAAGTATCGGACGTTCCTCAACCTAGAGGTCTGTTTTTCGGAGTTGCAAAGTGGCGGGACAACGTTCCAGACATTGGATTTCTCTTAAACGCTTACGCTAAGGTAGGAGCCGTCAACATTGTTGCCACTCCCCAAGTTCTTACTCTTGATAACGAAGAAGCAGAAGTAAACATAACAAGCGTTCTTCCATACTCTACCGGAGTAAAGTACGATACAAACAACAACCCCGTAATAAGCTATGACTACAAGGATGTTGGTATTACCTTGAAAATTACCCCCCACATAACTGCAAGTAATGGAGTAAAGTTAAAAATCTACGCGAAAGTAGAAGATGTTGTAGGTTATGCTAATGCAGATCAGACGGCACCAATTACTTCCAAAAGGGAGGCTAAGACAACGGTCAACGTTCAAGATGGACAAACGCTTGTCATTGGAGGTTTAACAAAGAACAAGAAGATCATTACTACAGAAAAAGTTCCCCTTCTTGGAGATATACCCTTTTTGGGATCGCTGTTTAGAAGAAAAAGCTACCAGATAGAGAAAACTAACCTTTTAATTTTCATTACTCCAAAAGTCGTAAGAAGTGAGAAAGAGGAAGAAGAACTTACAAGCGAAAAGAGAAAATTTCTCCAAAAAGTTTTAAGGGGCGGGAATGTTAAGTGAAAGTGAGTTTTTGGATAAATTAAAAGCTGAAAAACTCATTCCCGAAAAAAAAGTTTCCTCTTTTAAAGAAGCTGTTGGCGTTTTAAAGTGGGATTCACCAAAAACGAAAGAAATATTTGAAAGTGTAGGGATTCCCTTTAGAGAAAAACTGGAAAGTATAGACGAGGAACTTTTCCAAAAACTCCCTTCCTCATTTATTAGAAAGGAAAGGTTCATTCCCTTACAAGAAACGGAAACCGAGGTTATGGTTGCTACCGATAACCCTTTTAACACCGAAGGAGTAAAGAAGCTTGAGTGGTTTTTTTCAAAGCCTGTAAAAGTCATAGTTATTCCCTTTGACGAAATAAACCGTTTTTTAACTCTTCAAGAAAAAGTAGAAGAGGAAGATCTAGAAGAAGTCTTTGATTCTTCCTACGGTGAAGACCTCTTAATTTCTCAAGAAGATGCCCCAATAATAAGGCTTATCAACGATATTCTCTTAACCGCTATAAGGATAAAAGCAAGCGACATTCATTTTGAACCTTTTAAAGATAGAATGAGAATAAGACTTCGGATAGATGGTGTTTTAAAGACATTTAAGGAAGTACCACTTTCAAAGGTTCCATCCTTAGTTTCAAGACTTAAGGTAATGGCAAAGCTTGATATTGCTGAAAAGAGGCTTCCCCAAGATGGAAGGATAATGGTAAAAGTTGGGGGAAAAGAGGTTGATATTCGTGTTTCAACCCTTCCAACCTACTTTGGAGAAAGAGTTGTTTTAAGACTTCTTTTGAAAGAGAGTGTTCTCTATTCAACAAAAGATCTTGGATTACTTCCGGAAGATTACGAAAAATTTGAAAAACTTATTTATAATCCCCACGGGATAATCTTAGTAACTGGACCTACGGGTTCTGGAAAAACTACCACTTTATATGCTGCTCTTTCGGAAATAAACAATGAAGAAGTGAACATAATTACAGTAGAAGATCCTGTAGAATACCAACTAAACGGCATATCCCAAGTTCAAGTGAAACCCGAAATTGGTCTCACTTTTGCAAATGCTTTAAGGAGTATTCTAAGACAAGATCCAGATGTAATAATGATAGGGGAAATCAGGGATGTCGAAACTGCAGAAATTGCTATTCAATCAGCTTTAACTGGACACTTAGTCTTCTCCACTCTCCATACAAATGATGCAGCAACATCTATAACAAGGCTTCTTGATATGGGAATTGAGTCCTATCTTGTAGCGTCTTCTGTTATCGGGGTTGTTGCTCAAAGGCTTGTAAGGAAAATATGCCCCTTCTGTAAGGTTTCTTATAAACCTTCTTTTCAGGAACTGAAAGAACTTAACCTCCTTGGTTACGTAGGGAAGTTTTTTAAAGGTGAAGGCTGCGAGAAGTGTATGGGCACGGGATACTCTGGAAGAACTGCAATTTACGAACTGCTTTTTGTTGATAAAGAAATTCGCAAAGCGATTCTTGATAACAAGGATGCCGATATTCTAAGAGAAATAGCAGTAAAGAAAGGAATGAAAACTCTTAAAATGGACGGGGCTGAAAAGGTAAAACTTGGAATTACAACCACAGAAGAAGTTTTAAGGGTTGTAAGATAATGGCTGTGTTTTCCTATAAAGGAATAGATAGAAATGGAAGAGAAATTAAAGGGATAATTGAAGCAAACAGCAAAGCAAATGCCATAGCTTTATTAAAGTCTAAAGGAATTTTTCCTTACGAACTAAAGGAAGAAAAAACAGAAAACAAGAACTTTTCACTGTTTCCTGTTAGAAAAAATCCTTTTTCTCAAAAAGAACTAGGAGTTTTCTTTAAAACTCTTTCAAATCTTCTTGAGGCAGGTATTCCCTTAGTGGAAGCTTTGGAATCTTTCATAAATGAAGTTCAAGATAATAGGAAGAAAGCGTTTATTTCCCAGATATTAGTAAACCTAAAAGAAGGAAAGAGTTTTTCTGAATCCCTAAAGCTTTCTAAAGTTACCGATCCAGTAATACTGGCATTTGTATCCTCAGGAGAGAAAGGAGGCTTTTTGGCTGAAAACTTATTAACTCTTTCCGACATTCTTGAAAGAAAAGAAGAGGTAAGGTCAACTATTGTAGGAGCATTAATTTACCCTGTTATTTTAGTAGTGGTTAGTTTGGGAGTTATCGTTTTTATGCTAACAACTGTTGTTCCTAAAATTGTTTCTATATACGATTCAATGAAGCTATCGTTACCTCTCAGTACCAAAATTGTACTTGCTATAAGCAACTTCCTTGTAAATGATTTTTGGTTTCTTCTTCTTTCTATCCTTGTTTTAGCCTTGCTATTCTCTTTCCTAATAAGAAAAAAAAAGAAAACTATAGATAAACTTAAATTAAAGACACCTATTCTAGGGTTTCTCTTTTTATGCATAGAACTTTTATATTTTTTTGAAACTCTTGGGAACTTACTAAAGGCAGGAATTCCAATTGGTGAGGCTATTAACTTTTCTATAAATGCTTTAAGAAACGAATATTTGCAAGAAATGTTTTTACTTATAAAAGAAGAAGTGGAAAGGGGGGAAAGGTTAACAAAAATTCTAACCAATAAATTGGAAAATGTCCCTTTCATTGTTGTTCAATTAATTAAAGCTGGTGAAAAAAGTGGAAGTTTAGCCGATATGTTTTTGAAATCGTCAGAATTTCTGAAAGTAGAGATAAATACTAAAATAAAAAACTTGACCTCTTTATTTGAGTCAATTATAATGTTAATAGTTGGAATGGTTATAGGTTTTATAATAATTGCCTTACTACTACCTATAGTAGAAATAAGTACCATTAAGAAACTATAGGAGAAAGAATGAAATGGATTGAGAACTTTTTATGGGGAGGAGAACGACTACTTCCTGGTATTGACATTGGAACCTACAGCATTAAACTTGTTCAACTTGAAAAACAGAAAGAGAACTATTCGTTAAAAGTAAAAGGAGAAATTATCTATGAAGATCAAGTTTTTGCCGGATCAGAAATTGTTGACGCTTTTACTTTGGCCTCGTACGTAAAAGAAATTTTAAAGATGAACCTTATAGAAGAAAAAGAAGTGGCTATTCATATACCTCTTGTTTCTTGCTTTTACAGCGTTATTAGTTCTCCTCCTACTCAGCCTCCAGAAGAAGCTGTAATGAACTATATGCAAAGTATAATATCTCCCGAAGAGCTTGCACAAGTAAAGGTAGACTATAGAGTTTTGCCTGTCTCCATAGACAATAACAATTTGGATATAGCAGTAGCTGCTATAAAAAGAGAGTACTTAGAAGAAAGAATAGGTATTGTTGTGCAAGCAGGTCTAAAACCTGTGGTGGTGGATATAGAGCCTGCAACTATAAGCAATCAATTTTACTTTAACTATCCCGACGAAACTGGATCCCCTGTATGTATTGTTGATATAGGTGCTACCTTTACGAAGATAGTAGTTTCTTTTGGGGGATATCCTTATATAACAAGAAATGTTGAATATGGAGGAAACTCTATTACAGAACATCTGCAAAAAGAGTTTTTACTCGGTGTAGAAGAAGCGGAGAGCCTTAAAAAGGGGGAAACTGTAAACGACATAACCTATGAAGAAGCTTTTGATAAAGTAATAAGGGAAGCAATTAAGAAAATAGTTACAGAAGTATTGTGGACAATAGACAATTTTAAAGACCGGTTTAACATGGATGTTAATAAAATCTATCTCTACGGTGGTTCTTCAAAATTAGAAGGTATTGTAGAAGTATTTAAAGACGTTAGTAAAAAAGAAGTTTTTAAAGGAAAACCTTTTAAGTTTAAAAACGAAAGTAAAAGTGAAGAGTTTGGAATAGCTGTAGGGTTAAGCTTAAGATATAAGGGTGATAGTGATGTTAAGGTTTAACTTTGCCAATATAAAACCTTCACTTGCAGAGAGACTCTTAACTCCTGAGTTTATTATAGGATCTCTTATTTTTACAATTTTTATGGGGTTTAATATTTACTCAGAAGTTTCTACTAGATCCAAGATTTCAGAAGTTGAGAGAAAGATTACTTATCTTGAACAACAAAGGAACGTTTTGAAAACTTTAGAGAAAAAGGAAAAAGAACTAAGAGAGGTAAAAGCAGAACTAGAGAAAAAACTCGCGGTTATTGAAAAGCTAGAGAAAGAAAGGAAAATTCCAAATTACTTGTACTTTTTTGGAAATAAAGAAAATGTCAATGGAATTTGGTTGGAAGTTTTGGCTTCAAAAGGTAAAAGACTGAGCATTGTTGGAAACGCAGAGGATATGGGAAAACTTCATGATTTCTTAGAGAAACTGGAATCGAGATTGGGGAAAACCTACTTGAAAGATGTGAAGCTTAAAACTATCGAACTGAAGAATCTCAATAAAACTATAGAGTATCAACATTTCCTCTTAAACGTGGAGATGGAAAATGGAAAAACTTCAGGAAATTCTAAGTAGTATCCTTGGCAAGTGGAAGGAACTGCCAAGATGGCAAAAGATACTGTTTATTAGCATTCTAGCTATTTTGCTTAATATAGTTTTCTACTTTGTACGAGTTGCACCTTTGAAAGAAACTTTAGAAACAAAAAGAAAAAAAATGACCAATTTACAGCTTATTGTTAATAGGCTTGAACTTACCAAACGTAAGAAAAAAGAACTTGAAGATCAGATAAGGGATCTAAAAGAGAAGATAGCTTCATTGGAGGAAAAATTACCAACCGGAAGCGAGGAGGTAGCAGACATTATAAAAGCTATAGCTTACAAGGAAGGAGAGAAGCTAAGGGTTACCTATTTCAAAAGGTTAACTACTGAAAATGAAAGAAGCGGTAAGGCTAAAGAGGATAAAGAAAAGAAAAA
This window contains:
- a CDS encoding PDZ domain-containing protein, which codes for MLKATVLIGILTFSYSLASFVSSYFLFNLTPCVHFKVSSQASSKSRSEPINLETNLPFGSPNVEFEKSEKQKEETEKRREFKEFQTLDNFVLRGVIVLGKNSGFVVLEKKGKKEVKILRKGEKLDDLTLLKVFPDSAIFTDGNRKFTLKLFEEKKTKNVDNKLAEYSPEKKRTSFRSKVFRVKRQEVLKEFSSGKFLKDIGITPSQNPKGIRVLFVRRGSFIDKLGIRRGDVIISVNDLEIRTLEDSFSAFERLKTEDSITITLLRHGKKIKLQYEIE
- the gspD gene encoding type II secretion system secretin GspD, with translation MLRVLFFCLILFSLARAENTVQLNADSLDIKDLTKLVSQATGKNFIVPHFLKGKITVISSKPIPKKELLNLYIAALDELGYQAVEDKNYIKIVKKREVAKESSFVKSGKVKEGEKVLTYIIIPQHILVLDIQGLVRNLLSPVGRFSIVKSINAMVITDKEKNVKKIKTVLDTLDKSPLNFQVVSFEIKHNKAKNVARILRELFNKSFAQDLVKSFPIPGKDYYHIVFDENTNTLFVVGTPKVIERIKELLPKIDKEFNLEDGYLHIIRLNYAFAEDTEKVLNKLLKGDLRKKFGINRSVKVVADKSSNSLIVLADPKDFRIVERIISGIDIKRPQVFVEVQIVEMSIDKLSQLGVEWKLLNRGDLVPFAGSIYNFPVVPTKVSDVPQPRGLFFGVAKWRDNVPDIGFLLNAYAKVGAVNIVATPQVLTLDNEEAEVNITSVLPYSTGVKYDTNNNPVISYDYKDVGITLKITPHITASNGVKLKIYAKVEDVVGYANADQTAPITSKREAKTTVNVQDGQTLVIGGLTKNKKIITTEKVPLLGDIPFLGSLFRRKSYQIEKTNLLIFITPKVVRSEKEEEELTSEKRKFLQKVLRGGNVK
- the gspE gene encoding type II secretion system ATPase GspE; this translates as MLSESEFLDKLKAEKLIPEKKVSSFKEAVGVLKWDSPKTKEIFESVGIPFREKLESIDEELFQKLPSSFIRKERFIPLQETETEVMVATDNPFNTEGVKKLEWFFSKPVKVIVIPFDEINRFLTLQEKVEEEDLEEVFDSSYGEDLLISQEDAPIIRLINDILLTAIRIKASDIHFEPFKDRMRIRLRIDGVLKTFKEVPLSKVPSLVSRLKVMAKLDIAEKRLPQDGRIMVKVGGKEVDIRVSTLPTYFGERVVLRLLLKESVLYSTKDLGLLPEDYEKFEKLIYNPHGIILVTGPTGSGKTTTLYAALSEINNEEVNIITVEDPVEYQLNGISQVQVKPEIGLTFANALRSILRQDPDVIMIGEIRDVETAEIAIQSALTGHLVFSTLHTNDAATSITRLLDMGIESYLVASSVIGVVAQRLVRKICPFCKVSYKPSFQELKELNLLGYVGKFFKGEGCEKCMGTGYSGRTAIYELLFVDKEIRKAILDNKDADILREIAVKKGMKTLKMDGAEKVKLGITTTEEVLRVVR
- a CDS encoding type II secretion system F family protein, whose protein sequence is MAVFSYKGIDRNGREIKGIIEANSKANAIALLKSKGIFPYELKEEKTENKNFSLFPVRKNPFSQKELGVFFKTLSNLLEAGIPLVEALESFINEVQDNRKKAFISQILVNLKEGKSFSESLKLSKVTDPVILAFVSSGEKGGFLAENLLTLSDILERKEEVRSTIVGALIYPVILVVVSLGVIVFMLTTVVPKIVSIYDSMKLSLPLSTKIVLAISNFLVNDFWFLLLSILVLALLFSFLIRKKKKTIDKLKLKTPILGFLFLCIELLYFFETLGNLLKAGIPIGEAINFSINALRNEYLQEMFLLIKEEVERGERLTKILTNKLENVPFIVVQLIKAGEKSGSLADMFLKSSEFLKVEINTKIKNLTSLFESIIMLIVGMVIGFIIIALLLPIVEISTIKKL
- the pilM gene encoding pilus assembly protein PilM; this encodes MKWIENFLWGGERLLPGIDIGTYSIKLVQLEKQKENYSLKVKGEIIYEDQVFAGSEIVDAFTLASYVKEILKMNLIEEKEVAIHIPLVSCFYSVISSPPTQPPEEAVMNYMQSIISPEELAQVKVDYRVLPVSIDNNNLDIAVAAIKREYLEERIGIVVQAGLKPVVVDIEPATISNQFYFNYPDETGSPVCIVDIGATFTKIVVSFGGYPYITRNVEYGGNSITEHLQKEFLLGVEEAESLKKGETVNDITYEEAFDKVIREAIKKIVTEVLWTIDNFKDRFNMDVNKIYLYGGSSKLEGIVEVFKDVSKKEVFKGKPFKFKNESKSEEFGIAVGLSLRYKGDSDVKV
- a CDS encoding PilN domain-containing protein, whose product is MLRFNFANIKPSLAERLLTPEFIIGSLIFTIFMGFNIYSEVSTRSKISEVERKITYLEQQRNVLKTLEKKEKELREVKAELEKKLAVIEKLEKERKIPNYLYFFGNKENVNGIWLEVLASKGKRLSIVGNAEDMGKLHDFLEKLESRLGKTYLKDVKLKTIELKNLNKTIEYQHFLLNVEMENGKTSGNSK